A single genomic interval of Pyrus communis chromosome 7, drPyrComm1.1, whole genome shotgun sequence harbors:
- the LOC137740273 gene encoding E3 ubiquitin-protein ligase RSL1-like — MAQVNAAASGDLLLNVDDFYFSALFDDENFDESEPVSDSAYAQELQFQEALMSSSAITSQSIHNDGSSSSSSSTTTQATQAIQSHPIHEILFPIQDTRESGESSSPQPATQTLCGICIEMKEADEMFRNEGCVHSFCSDCITKHVASKIQANIHVVSCPGLDCRAVLEPDACMPMLPKEVLERWNDALCEAMVLGAQRLYCPFSDCSTVLMIDNEDEEAVRESECPICHRLFCARCQVPWHPGVDCEEYRRLNEDERERADLMVKELAKENKWKRCPRCKYYVEKTEGCLHITCRCQFQFCYGCGAEWTSTHGGCQ; from the exons ATGGCACAAGTGAACGCAGCCGCGTCCGGTGATCTTCTTCTGAATGTAGATGACTTCTACTTTTCCGCACTCTTTGATGATGAAAATTTTGACGAGTCTGAGCCAGTTTCAGATTCCGCGTACGCCCAAGAGTTGCAGTTCCAAGAGGCTCTAATGTCCTCTTCTGCAATCACCTCCCAATCAATTCACAATGACggttcctcttcctcttcatcatcGACAACAACCCAAGCAACCCAAGCAATCCAATCCCACCCGATCCATGAAATCCTATTCCCAATTCAGGACACGCGAGAGTCCGGCGAATCGTCGTCACCACAACCAGCAACACAAACCCTTTGTGGGATTTGTATTGAGATGAAAGAGGCTGACGAGATGTTTCGAAATGAGGGCTGCGTTCACTCCTTCTGCTCTGACTGCATAACCAAGCATGTGGCATCCAAAATCCAAGCAAACATTCACGTAGTATCGTGCCCCGGCTTGGACTGCAGGGCTGTGCTGGAACCTGATGCTTGTATGCCAATGCTTCCCAAAGAAGTCTTAGAAAGGTGGAATGATGCCCTTTGTGAAGCTATGGTTTTAGGGGCACAAAGACTCTACTGTCCTTTCAGCGACTGCTCAACGGTTTTGATGATCGACAACGAAGATGAGGAGGCTGTAAGAGAGTCCGAGTGTCCCATTTGCCATAGACTGTTCTGTGCACGATGTCAAGTCCCTTGGCATCCAGGAGTTGATTGTGAGGAGTATCGGAGGCTTAACGAGGACGAGCGAGAGAGGGCGGATCTTATGGTTAAGGAACTTGCAAAGGAGAATAAGTGGAAGCGGTGCCCGAGATGCAAATATTATGTGGAGAAGACTGAAGGTTGTTTGCATATTACTTGCAG GTGCCAATTCCAGTTCTGCTATGGATGTGGAGCAGAATGGACAAGTACTCATGGTGGTTGCCAGTGA